Proteins encoded together in one Dechloromonas sp. HYN0024 window:
- a CDS encoding lipoprotein, with protein sequence MSRIAALLIILSLAACGMKGRLERPPGPAPEPLLGTAKNVSTPTSPQAQ encoded by the coding sequence ATGTCCAGAATCGCCGCCTTGCTGATTATCCTGAGCCTTGCCGCCTGTGGCATGAAAGGCCGGCTTGAACGACCACCCGGCCCGGCGCCAGAGCCCCTGCTTGGCACTGCCAAGAATGTTAGCACGCCCACCAGCCCTCAAGCCCAATGA
- a CDS encoding RNA-binding S4 domain-containing protein, whose protein sequence is MRVDKWLWAARFFKTRSLASDAVSGGKVKVNGAATKPAREIKPGDQLDIANSETRWTVTVRILSEKRGPAPEARLLYEETLDSISARQAAREGRQFIQDPAADIHGRPTKRDRRQMDRYGR, encoded by the coding sequence CTGCGCGTCGATAAATGGCTGTGGGCTGCGCGTTTTTTCAAGACGCGCTCCCTGGCCAGCGATGCCGTCAGCGGTGGCAAAGTCAAGGTCAATGGCGCCGCCACCAAACCTGCCCGCGAGATCAAGCCCGGTGACCAACTGGACATCGCCAACAGCGAAACGCGTTGGACAGTGACGGTAAGGATACTCTCGGAAAAACGCGGCCCCGCCCCGGAAGCCCGACTGCTTTACGAGGAAACCCTCGACAGCATCAGCGCCCGCCAAGCGGCGCGGGAAGGCCGGCAGTTCATCCAGGACCCGGCGGCTGATATCCATGGTCGGCCGACCAAGCGTGATCGCCGCCAGATGGACCGCTACGGCCGCTAG
- the cyaY gene encoding iron donor protein CyaY: MDDKEFNTLADATLARIDAALEASGADVDCQLAAGGVLEIEFDDGSKIIVNRHGVAREIWVAARSGGFHFRWDGAVWRDTRDAAELMSKLSALASQQAGETIDLS; encoded by the coding sequence ATGGATGACAAGGAATTCAACACCCTGGCTGATGCCACCCTGGCCAGGATCGATGCGGCACTGGAGGCCAGTGGGGCAGATGTCGATTGCCAGCTGGCGGCCGGGGGCGTTCTCGAAATCGAGTTTGACGACGGTAGCAAGATCATCGTCAACCGTCACGGAGTGGCTCGGGAAATCTGGGTGGCAGCCCGTTCGGGCGGCTTTCATTTTCGCTGGGACGGTGCCGTCTGGCGCGATACCCGTGATGCGGCCGAACTGATGTCCAAGCTGTCGGCGCTCGCCAGCCAGCAAGCCGGCGAGACCATCGACCTCTCCTGA
- a CDS encoding AEC family transporter, translated as MGDSLAFRLAAILFPIFGIVAAGYFYARHHKPEMAVANRLNMDVFVPALVFAAMAGKSFDLVAYAPLALGGLLVLATCGLLAWPLARLLGIQPKTLVPPMLFNNSGNIGLPLAVLAWGDSALPAAVILFMVENTLHFSFGARLLDPTTRVLGLWRVPVLFAAIAGLAVALLKISIWPPLLTAIKMLGDVSVPLLLFALGVRMTDVSFRDWRLALGCAVLRPLAGMLIAAGIIQLLGLQGRDAAMLFVFGALPPAVLNFLFAERYKQEPQRVASIVLIGNLAALIFLPLALAWVL; from the coding sequence ATGGGCGATAGCCTGGCCTTTCGCCTGGCGGCGATTCTTTTCCCGATTTTCGGCATCGTCGCGGCGGGCTATTTTTACGCTCGCCACCACAAGCCGGAAATGGCCGTCGCCAACCGGTTGAATATGGATGTCTTCGTGCCGGCTCTGGTCTTTGCCGCGATGGCCGGCAAGTCCTTCGATCTGGTCGCCTATGCGCCGCTGGCGCTCGGCGGCTTGCTGGTTCTCGCCACCTGTGGGCTGCTCGCCTGGCCGCTCGCCCGCCTGCTCGGCATCCAGCCCAAAACGCTGGTGCCGCCAATGCTGTTCAACAACTCCGGCAACATCGGCCTGCCCCTTGCAGTGCTGGCCTGGGGTGATAGCGCCTTGCCGGCGGCGGTGATCCTGTTCATGGTTGAAAACACCCTGCACTTCTCGTTTGGGGCGCGCTTGCTCGACCCCACGACGCGAGTTCTCGGCTTGTGGCGTGTGCCCGTGCTATTTGCGGCCATCGCGGGGTTGGCTGTTGCTCTGCTCAAGATTTCTATCTGGCCGCCGTTGCTGACGGCAATCAAGATGCTCGGGGATGTATCGGTACCGCTGCTGTTGTTTGCCCTCGGCGTGCGCATGACTGACGTTTCTTTTCGCGACTGGCGGCTGGCGCTGGGCTGCGCCGTGCTCAGGCCGCTCGCCGGGATGCTGATCGCCGCCGGCATTATCCAATTGCTTGGGCTGCAGGGAAGGGATGCGGCCATGCTGTTCGTGTTCGGCGCACTGCCACCGGCTGTGCTCAACTTCCTGTTCGCCGAGCGCTACAAGCAGGAGCCACAGCGTGTTGCGTCTATTGTCCTGATCGGCAATCTGGCCGCATTGATTTTTCTGCCCCTGGCGCTCGCCTGGGTGTTGTAA
- the lysA gene encoding diaminopimelate decarboxylase: protein MTHFALKNGVLHAESVSLPAIAEQFGTPAYVYSRAALEASLGEFHDVLGSHPVGKNALVCYAVKANSNLAILNVFARLGAGFDIVSGGELQRVLAAGADPKKVVFSGVGKTADEMKLALDVGIFCFNVESAPELERLNEVAGQCGKKAPISLRVNPNVDPKTHPYISTGLKGAKFGVAYDSALALYRRAAALPHIEVAGIDCHIGSQLLDPSPFVEALDRILALVDQMAAEGIRIHHLDLGGGLGIKYNADQVQPTVAAYLTPLLDKLAGRGLQVVLEPGRRLVGNAGLLLTRIEYLKQGEAKNFAIIDAAMNDLMRPALYEAWHDILPVVPRAGATATYDIVGPVCETGDFLGQDRPLAAEAGDLLAVMSAGAYGMAMASNYNTRPRAVEVMVDGDQIHVIRQRETVEQLYAGESTLPK from the coding sequence ATGACCCACTTTGCCCTGAAAAATGGCGTTCTGCACGCCGAATCCGTCTCCCTGCCGGCCATTGCCGAGCAATTCGGAACACCCGCCTATGTTTATTCCCGTGCCGCACTGGAGGCCTCTCTAGGCGAATTCCATGACGTCTTGGGCAGCCACCCCGTTGGAAAAAATGCGCTCGTCTGCTACGCCGTCAAGGCCAACTCCAATCTCGCCATCCTCAACGTCTTTGCCCGCCTCGGCGCCGGCTTCGACATCGTGTCCGGTGGCGAACTGCAGCGCGTGCTAGCGGCTGGTGCAGACCCTAAAAAAGTCGTTTTTTCCGGCGTCGGCAAGACCGCCGACGAAATGAAACTGGCTCTCGACGTCGGCATTTTCTGCTTTAACGTCGAATCTGCCCCCGAACTCGAACGCCTCAACGAAGTCGCCGGCCAATGCGGCAAGAAGGCGCCGATCAGCCTGCGCGTCAATCCCAACGTCGATCCGAAGACGCACCCCTACATCTCCACTGGCCTCAAGGGGGCCAAGTTCGGCGTCGCCTACGACAGCGCGCTAGCCCTCTATCGCCGCGCTGCTGCCCTGCCCCACATCGAAGTCGCCGGGATCGACTGCCACATCGGTTCGCAACTGCTCGATCCGTCACCCTTCGTCGAAGCCCTTGACCGGATTCTGGCCCTGGTGGACCAGATGGCCGCCGAAGGCATCCGCATCCACCACCTCGACCTTGGTGGCGGCCTCGGCATCAAGTACAACGCCGACCAGGTGCAACCAACCGTTGCCGCCTACCTGACGCCGCTCCTCGACAAGCTGGCCGGGCGCGGCCTGCAGGTTGTCCTTGAACCGGGTCGCCGGCTGGTCGGCAATGCCGGCCTGCTGCTGACCCGCATTGAATACCTCAAACAGGGCGAGGCGAAGAATTTCGCCATTATCGATGCTGCCATGAATGACCTCATGCGGCCGGCACTCTACGAAGCCTGGCACGACATTTTGCCCGTTGTGCCGCGGGCCGGTGCCACCGCCACCTACGACATCGTCGGTCCGGTATGTGAAACCGGCGACTTCCTCGGCCAGGATCGCCCCCTCGCCGCCGAAGCGGGCGACCTGCTGGCGGTCATGTCGGCCGGCGCTTATGGCATGGCCATGGCCTCCAACTACAACACCCGGCCCCGCGCCGTTGAAGTCATGGTTGATGGCGACCAGATCCACGTCATTCGCCAGCGCGAAACCGTCGAACAACTCTACGCCGGCGAGTCCACACTCCCCAAGTGA